AATATAGTAAGTTAAATTGGCATTTTAAACTTAGTAATTAATTTGCAAAATGGAGGAAAGAATCCTATGGAGAAACGTAATCGTCCTGTGGGAAGGCAAAAACGGGTAGGTGAGGGTACAGGTAGTGTAAAGAAGAGGGGAAGCGGACTTAAAGGTAAAACAGGTGGTCCTGTTGGCATGCCTTCCGGTGGTTATTCTGGTAGACTTGGAAGACCAACGGGAAGTACTGGAGGCACAAGTTATCCACCGACTGGTGGTAGCACCTCTTCAAGCGGGGGTTGCCTTAAATACATTGGAATTATAGTTTTTATTTTATTAGTTGCTTACTATCTGTTTAGCAATATGGGGGGTGAACCGGGTAATATAACTGACCTTTTGACTGATTCTGATAGTATTAGTACTACCAGCTACCAGACCCAGGTCCCAGTTAGTGATTCTTTCAATGCTAGTTCAGGTGCCTATCTAGTTGATACCTCAGTATCGGAACTAGCACGTGCCAAACGTGTCTTTCTGAGGGGTAAGGGTGAAGATACGGTTACCGTGATGGTTTATATGTGCGGAACTGATCTGGAAGCACAAGCTGGAATGGCTACCTCCGATTTACAGGAAATGCTTAATGCAGAGATTTCAGATAAAGTGAATATTATTATTGAGACTGGTGGCACATCAAGATGGCAAAATAATGTGATTGATAGCAGAACCAATCAACGCTACCGCTTGATAAATGAAGGACTTGTATTGCTGGAAGAAGATCTGGGAAAAAGTTCAATGGTTAATCCAGCCACACTGTCAGATTTTATTAGGTACTGTAAAGCTAATTATCCGGCCAACCGCTATCTGTTAGTTATGTGGGACCATGGCGGTGGTTCTTTAAGCGGTTATGGTCATGACCAGTATTATCCTAACGATAGCATGACTCTGGATGAAATTGCTAGAGCTGTTCAAGAAAGCAGTTGCACTTTTGATTTGATAGGTTTCGATGCATGCCTGATGGCAACTTTAGAAACAGCAATAGCTCTGGAACCTTATGCCGATTATATGATTGCCTCGGAGGAGGTAGAACCAGGTATTGGTTGGTATTACACTGGTTGGATAACTGCTCTTTCCGAGAATACATCTATTCCCACAATTGAATTAGGGAAAAGACTGATTGATGATTATATCAGAGATGTTAGGTCAAAAGTGCCCCAGAGCCAGGGTACGCTTTCCCTGGTTGATTTAGCTGAGCTCAAAGGTACTATACCCTCAGTATTGGCCGAATTTGCTAATGCAACCAATAAGATGATTGTGGAAGAAAAAGATTATAAAGCTGTTTCCGATGCCCGTGCAGGCACCAAGGAATTTGCACGTTCTTCTAGGATAAGCCAGATTGACCTGATACATTTTGCCGAAAATCTGAGAACGGAAGAAGCAGAGTCTTTTGCGGAAGCTCTGCGTGGATGCATCAAATATAATCGCACGACCAATAATATCACAAATGCCAACGGACTTTCGGTTTTCTTCCCTTACGGTAGACTTACCAGGCTCAATTCTATGTTGGAAACTTATGAAGAAATTAATATGAGTGAAGAGTATAGTGAATGCATTAAAAGTTTTGCCAGTGTCATGGCTGGTGGACAAGTCATTTCAACCGGAAGCGGAAATCTGTTAGAAACATTGTTGACAGGATTTTCTAATAGCAGTCAAACCCAGTCAGCACCTGCCGGTGGAATTTCTGGGGCAGATGTTGTGGGCACTCTACTCAACTCTTTTTTATCTGGTGGTGATTACAGCAATATTACCGGTCTGGTTGGGGATGCACTGGGATGGCTAGATGTAGATTTGATGAAAGAATCTGTTGATGTTTATAAAGAGAACCAATTTGATGCATCAGCATTAGTTATTACTGAAAAAGGGGATCAGCGTGTTCTATCTCTTTCTGAAAAACAGTGGGATCTGGTACAATACATGGAGATGAACGTTTTTGTTGATGATGGCGAGGGATTTATTGATCTTGGTCTTGATAATATTTATGAATACAATGAAGATGGTGATTTAATCATGGATTATGATGGAACCTGGTTAGCTCTAAACGGTAATATTGTTAGTTATTACCTGGTGAGTGATGACCGTTCTAGGGATACCTATTCCATCAAGGGAAGAATTCCAGCATTATTAAATGATCAGCTTGTTGATATTATTGTCGTGTTTGATAATGAAGAACCCTATGGCTTGATATTAGGCGCTCAGATCAAGTATGACCAGGAACCGGAAACAGAGACTATTGCCAAAGGCTTACTGGGGATTGTCGAAGGAGACAGGATTGATTTCCTCTGTGACTACTATACTTATGAAGGTGAGTATGATGATACCTATTATCTGGGAAATCAATATACTGCCACCGGAGAGTGGGAAATAGAGAACTTATCTATTGGGATTAATGACTATCAGATGACCTATCGCATAACCGATATTTATGGCAACCAATACTGGACACCGTCTATTACCAATTGATATCTATAATCAAGAGCAGTCCACTTTTCAATTAATACAGTGGTGCAGTTTTAGAGTAACATAAGCATTTATCCAAAACATATTAAGAAAGAAGATGACTTATTTTTCCCTGAATCGGAGAAATACTTCTCTAAGGCTGAATAAGATACAATGCTAAATGAATGCTGGAAATTTGACCAAAAGATGATACATGAAAAGTATCAGTCCTTATTACAGAAATTTGAGCAACTCCAAAATATAATTCTTATATCAGATTAAATTGTACCACTATTGGAGTTTAATACGCAGTTCATTTGCTTCTATCCCAAATCTCATTTATAATTGAGGAGACTTCTTATATGATTATAACCACTCAAG
This genomic window from Atribacterota bacterium contains:
- a CDS encoding clostripain-related cysteine peptidase, with the translated sequence MEKRNRPVGRQKRVGEGTGSVKKRGSGLKGKTGGPVGMPSGGYSGRLGRPTGSTGGTSYPPTGGSTSSSGGCLKYIGIIVFILLVAYYLFSNMGGEPGNITDLLTDSDSISTTSYQTQVPVSDSFNASSGAYLVDTSVSELARAKRVFLRGKGEDTVTVMVYMCGTDLEAQAGMATSDLQEMLNAEISDKVNIIIETGGTSRWQNNVIDSRTNQRYRLINEGLVLLEEDLGKSSMVNPATLSDFIRYCKANYPANRYLLVMWDHGGGSLSGYGHDQYYPNDSMTLDEIARAVQESSCTFDLIGFDACLMATLETAIALEPYADYMIASEEVEPGIGWYYTGWITALSENTSIPTIELGKRLIDDYIRDVRSKVPQSQGTLSLVDLAELKGTIPSVLAEFANATNKMIVEEKDYKAVSDARAGTKEFARSSRISQIDLIHFAENLRTEEAESFAEALRGCIKYNRTTNNITNANGLSVFFPYGRLTRLNSMLETYEEINMSEEYSECIKSFASVMAGGQVISTGSGNLLETLLTGFSNSSQTQSAPAGGISGADVVGTLLNSFLSGGDYSNITGLVGDALGWLDVDLMKESVDVYKENQFDASALVITEKGDQRVLSLSEKQWDLVQYMEMNVFVDDGEGFIDLGLDNIYEYNEDGDLIMDYDGTWLALNGNIVSYYLVSDDRSRDTYSIKGRIPALLNDQLVDIIVVFDNEEPYGLILGAQIKYDQEPETETIAKGLLGIVEGDRIDFLCDYYTYEGEYDDTYYLGNQYTATGEWEIENLSIGINDYQMTYRITDIYGNQYWTPSITN